A window from Primulina eburnea isolate SZY01 chromosome 2, ASM2296580v1, whole genome shotgun sequence encodes these proteins:
- the LOC140824718 gene encoding uncharacterized protein → MAKWGFMLLLFLLVSHRIAARFLPSDAGFTDQKNFVAFNDVGSYAGLGDNGIPFVGVGGGVGAGGDIGGVNGFSGIGGVIGTGPAGGGFGSGAGGIGGAAGGFGRGASGGSGGGAVLPQP, encoded by the coding sequence ATGGCAAAGTGGGGTTTCATGCTTCTTCTTTTTCTCCTTGTTTCTCACCGCATCGCAGCTAGGTTTTTGCCAAGTGATGCTGGCTTCACTGACCAGAAGAACTTTGTCGCCTTCAACGACGTCGGCAGCTACGCTGGCCTCGGCGATAATGGGATTCCATTCGTCGGGGTAGGTGGCGGAGTGGGAGCCGGCGGAGACATCGGCGGAGTCAATGGATTCAGTGGGATTGGTGGTGTCATTGGGACTGGACCTGCCGGAGGCGGATTTGGCAGTGGAGCTGGTGGGATAGGAGGAGCTGCAGGAGGATTTGGCCGTGGTGCTTCCGGCGGCAGTGGCGGTGGTGCTGTTCTGCCGCAGCCTTGA
- the LOC140823268 gene encoding 26S proteasome regulatory subunit 4 homolog A-like has translation MGQGTPGGLNRQLPGDRKNDGDKKEKKFEPAAPPARVGRKQRKQKGPEAAARLPVVTPLTKCKLRLLKMERIKDYLLMEEEFVANQERLKPQEEKTEEDRSKVDDLRGSPMSVGNLEELIDENHAIVSSSVGPEYYVGILSFVDKDQIEPGCAILMHNKVLSVVGLLQDEVDPMVSVMKVEKAPLESYADIGGLDAQIQEIKEAVELPLTHPELYEDIGIKPPKGVILYGEPGTGKTLLAKAVANSTSATFLRVVGSELIQKYLGDGPKLVRELFRVADDLSPSIVFIDEIDAVGTKRYDAHSGGEREIQRTMLELLNQLDGFDSKGDVKVILATNKIESLDPALLRPGRIDRKIEFPLPDIKTKRRIFQIHTSKMTLADDVNLEEFVMTKDEFSGADIKAICTEAGLLALRERRMKVTHADFKKAKDKVMFKKKEGVPEGLYM, from the exons ATGGGTCAGGGCACGCCGGGTGGTCTGAACAGGCAACTCCCGGGAGACAGGAAGAACGACGGCGACAAGAAGGAGAAGAAATTCGAGCCGGCGGCGCCGCCGGCTCGCGTGGGACGCAAGCAGCGCAAGCAGAAGGGTCCTGAGGCTGCAGCTCGGCTGCCTGTGGTAACGCCTCTGACAAAGTGCAAGCTGCGGCTTTTGAAGATGGAGCGAATCAAAGACTATCTTTTGATGGAAGAAGAGTTTGTAGCTAATCAGGAGAGGCTGAAGCCACAGGAGGAGAAGACTGAGGAGGATCGGTCCAAGGTCGATGATCTGCGTGGGTCACCCATGAGTGTTGGGAATTTGGAGGAGTTGATTGATGAGAATCATGCCATTGTTTCCTCCTCGGTTGGGCCGGAGTACTATGTGGGGATCTTGTCGTTTGTGGATAAGGATCAGATCGAACCCGGATGCGCTATTCTCATGCACAATAAG GTTCTCTCTGTTGTTGGACTGCTTCAAGACGAAGTCGATCCTATGGTATCAGTTATGAAGGTTGAGAAAGCTCCATTGGAATCTTACGCTGATATTGGTGGGCTGGATGCACAGATCCAGGAGATTAAAGAGGCAGTTGAGCTTCCGTTAACTCACCCTGAATTATATGAGGATATCGGTATTAAACCTCCCAAGGGTGTCATACTTTATGGAGAGCCTGGGACTGGGAAAACACTGCTTGCAAAG GCTGTTGCAAACTCTACATCGGCAACTTTCTTGCGAGTTGTTGGTAGTGAATTGATTCAAAAGTATCTTGGAGATGGCCCTAAATTGGTTAGAGAACTGTTTAGAGTTGCTGATGATCTCTCTCCATCAAtcgtttttattgatgaaattGATGCAGTGGGTACAAAAAG GTATGATGCCCACTCAGGCGGTGAACGGGAAATTCAGAGGACTATGTTAGAATTGCTGAACCAGTTGGATGGCTTTGATTCTAAAGGAGATGTTAAAGTAATTCTTGCAACAAATAAAATTGAAAGTCTCGATCCTGCCCTCCTTCGGCCAGGTAGAATAGACCGAAAGATTGAATTCCCTCTTCCAGATATCAAAACAAAGAGGCGTATTTTCCAG ATACACACGTCAAAGATGACATTGGCTGATGATGTAAACCTTGAAGAATTTGTCATGACAAAAGATGAGTTTTCTGGAGCTGATATCAAGGCCATATGCACTGAAGCTGGTTTACTTGCTTTGAGAGAGCGCCGTATGAAG GTGACACATGCAGATTTCAAGAAAGCCAAAGACAAAGTTATGTTCAAAAAGAAAGAAGGTGTTCCGGAGGGGCTTTACATGTGA
- the LOC140823269 gene encoding uncharacterized protein, with protein sequence MGKVPRLVDLCMENIRDELLIGDDDNKLSSVIYELPSELFDGLLPLLPPLALQKLHENRPLDFRNYFEPADEYHGGCRKRKRCGILDRAWWALLKLRWPIHDHPTQAVSWLDKHGEEKTVSTNDWQQIYWEKHLQDCVDAVAETALLPSYDGSIGEIQIPDFILQYIVCRDHLIKSGSCHQKFSGHCQQFGVYARSLRLPNVLCVAETCHLLQTSKLERLELQWIKSADHVEGLCELLKQNSGTLKSVDFMHCKLSSNFVDKFWESLYIKGLQTHGIEHFSIKRSSFLQTDSSPMPAELTRFLTSGRSLHSLTLCDDHLGRNFARVVFSTLLDSSASISILDLSENNISGFLSQFRWKSTSRSLGLGKSLQSLRVLNLRNNNLEKDDADSLRQALVHMPNLQNLDLSDNPIEDGIRSLVSYFMEISCRDLPFIDLKLENCELTCNHATQLLGVLSTMKTPLKMLSIKGNHLGSKIGALLGKFMCTGVRGLDVEDTGLGSSGFMLALKEICEGLKLVYMNISNNQGGIESAKFIARIISLARELIAIDARYNSMPVESIAVISPGLKAAKGKLEHLDMSGNSFGDGLADYMPLLAEFHARGNLSLNLSGSAARNVPYDDEP encoded by the exons ATGGGAAAAGTTCCAAGATTAGTTGATTTATGCATGGAAAACATCAGAGATGAACTTCTCATCG GGGATGATGATAATAAATTGTCATCTGTTATTTATGAGCTTCCATCCGAGTTGTTCGATGGCTTGTTGCCATTGTTACCTCCATTGGCATTACAGAAGCTACATGAGAACAG GCCATTAGACTTCAGAAATTACTTTGAACCCGCTGATGAATACCATGGAGGTTGTCGAAAACGCAAAAG ATGTGGGATTTTGGACAGAGCATGGTGGGCATTGCTCAAACTTCGATGGCCTATTCATGATCATCCAACCCAGGCTGTATCTTGGCTGGATAAACATGGTGAAGAAAAGACTGTTTCAACGAACGATTGGCAACAAATATATTGGGAGAAACATTTGCAAGA CTGTGTGGATGCTGTTGCAGAGACTGCTCTCCTCCCTTCTTATGATGGTTCTATTGGGGAAATACAAATTCCAG ATTTTATACTACAATACATTGTTTGCCGGGATCACCTGATTAAGTCAGGGAGCTGCCATCAGAAATTCTCTGGTCATTGCCAACAATTTGGCGTTTATGCCAG ATCTCTGAGGCTTCCAAACGTCCTATGTGTTGCAGAAACCTGT CACTTGTTACAAACTAGTAAGTTAGAGAGACTGGAACTTCAGTGGATTAAATCTGCTGACCAT GTTGAGGGATTATGTGAACTTCTGAAGCAGAATAGTGGAACTCTAAAGTCAGTTGATTTTATGCATTGCAAGCTTTCGTCAAATTTTGTTGATAAATTTTGGGAGTCACTGTACATTAAGGGTCTTCAAACACATGGAATTGAGCATTTCTCGATCAAGAGATCTAGCTTCCTACAAACTGATTCATCTCCCATGCCTGCAGAATTGACACGTTTCTTGACATCAGGGAG GTCATTGCATTCATTAACCTTATGTGATGACCATCTGGGGCGGAACTTTGCAAGAGTGGTATTCAGTACCCTTCTTGATTCTTCTGCTAGTATATCCATTTTAGACCTTTCAGAAAATAAT ATTTCAGGTTTTCTTTCTCAGTTTCGGTGGAAATCAACAAGTCGCTCTCTTGGATTAGGAAAGTCTTTGCAATCATTACGAGTGCTTAACTTAAG GAATAATAATTTAGAAAAAGATGATGCCGACAGTCTCAGACAGGCTCTGGTTCACATGCCTAATTTACAGAATCTTGATTTAAGTGACAATCCCATTGAAGATGGAATCAG GAGTCTTGTCTCATATTTTATGGAGATCTCCTGTAGAGACTTGCCGTTCATTGATTTGAAGCTTGAGAATTGTGAGCTTACCTGCAACCATGCGACTCAACTTTTAGGAGTACTTTCAACTATGAAGACACCACTCAAAATGCTTTCAATCAAAGGCAATCACCTTGGCAG CAAAATTGGGGCACTATTAGGGAAGTTTATGTGCACGGGTGTTCGTGGCCTCGATGTTGAAGACACTGGACTTGGATCCTCTGGTTTTATGCTAGCACTTAAGGAAATATGTGAGGGATTAAAGCTTGTGTACATGAATATAAG CAATAACCAAGGGGGAATTGAATCTGCAAAATTCATAGCGAGGATAATTTCATTAGCACGCGAACTTATCGCAATTGATGCACGATATAACTCAATGCCTGTTGAATCTATAGCAGTAATTTCACCTGGCTTGAAAGCCGCAAAAG GAAAATTGGAGCATCTGGACATGTCTGGAAACAGCTTTGGTGATGGACTTGCTGATTATATGCCACTCTTGGCTGAATTCCATGCCCGTGGGAACCTTTCCCTGAATCTTTCAGGATCTGCTGCTCGAAATGTTCCTTACGACGACGAGCCTTAG